A genomic stretch from Deinococcus humi includes:
- the galK gene encoding galactokinase — MTTFEQVFGQAPEVSASAPGRVNLLGEHTDYQGGFVLPTAIPQRATVGLRRNGTDTHVLYSANLDRTLHVPVGEVGEDFAPYLTGCLNLSGVTEGLNVHVTSEVPSGGLSSSAALEVATLRALRELYGLDLDNVALALRGVQVEHEFVGVQCGVMDQLASSLADTRTMLLIDTRSLERRAVPFPAGAEVLVMDSGVPRRLAESGYNERRAQVEAAAELLGVPQLRDVTDIAAVETLPSPLRERARHVVSENTRVLAGLEADAATFGQLMNATHASLRDDYEVSHPQVDELVALLQAQADVFGARITGAGFGGAVVALVREGTAVAVGEAVVVQYGTLGKVVVP; from the coding sequence TTGACCACGTTTGAGCAGGTGTTCGGGCAGGCACCAGAAGTCTCGGCCTCTGCGCCGGGGCGGGTGAATCTGCTGGGTGAGCACACCGACTACCAGGGTGGCTTCGTGCTGCCCACCGCCATTCCGCAGCGGGCAACGGTGGGCCTCCGACGCAACGGCACCGACACGCATGTGCTGTACAGCGCCAATCTTGACCGGACGCTGCATGTCCCGGTGGGAGAGGTGGGCGAGGACTTCGCCCCCTACCTGACCGGCTGCCTGAACCTGAGCGGCGTGACCGAGGGGCTGAATGTCCACGTCACCAGTGAAGTGCCCAGCGGCGGGCTAAGCAGCAGCGCAGCGCTGGAGGTGGCTACCTTGCGGGCTCTGCGCGAGCTGTACGGCCTCGATCTGGACAACGTGGCCCTCGCACTACGCGGCGTGCAGGTGGAACACGAGTTCGTGGGCGTCCAGTGCGGCGTGATGGACCAGCTCGCCAGCAGCCTGGCCGACACCCGGACCATGCTGCTGATCGATACCCGCAGCCTGGAACGCCGCGCCGTGCCGTTTCCGGCGGGGGCCGAGGTGCTGGTGATGGACTCGGGCGTGCCGCGCCGTCTGGCCGAGAGCGGCTACAACGAGCGCCGCGCCCAGGTAGAAGCGGCAGCCGAGTTGCTGGGTGTCCCGCAACTACGCGACGTGACCGACATTGCGGCGGTGGAAACGCTGCCCTCTCCTCTGCGGGAACGTGCCCGCCACGTGGTGTCCGAGAACACTCGCGTACTGGCCGGGCTAGAGGCCGACGCTGCCACCTTCGGCCAGCTGATGAACGCCACGCACGCCAGCCTGCGCGACGATTACGAGGTGTCACACCCCCAAGTGGACGAGCTGGTGGCGCTGTTGCAGGCCCAGGCGGACGTGTTCGGAGCGCGGATCACCGGGGCGGGCTTCGGCGGCGCTGTGGTGGCGCTGGTGCGCGAGGGCACGGCGGTGGCCGTGGGTGAGGCCGTGGTGGTCCAATACGGCACACTCGGAAAGGTGGTGGTGCCCTAG
- a CDS encoding DUF512 domain-containing protein yields MTAAAKQPVPDLFPAPIKSVEADSPAAQAGVRPGDVLLRVNGEAVTDVLAYRHRLSQGRATLEIARPKEAPRAMTGVPGTAQDHHRLQMVAPPSLDDTFTFDVEWEDPGLEFEEVLFDGIHLCANKCDFCYVHQMPRGFRKSLYIMDDDYRLSFLYGSFVTLTNLSESDINRILDENLSPLYVSVHTANQDLRQNMMKWWKLKVKDQQAVQIRSMIERLESIDLYTQIVLVPERNDGENLDDTVEYLSSRPNVISAAVVPIGLTSHRTNLPDVRTFNREEARDSLRRLNVWRKKFLNERGTRFVFPSDELYLLAGEPLPSEEEYEGFPMLENGVGMIRDFLTEDLPELPASLPEPRKVILGTGTLFAESLDRAVEPLRAIGGLTLEVRAVTNKTFGPVTTVAGLLTGRCFRHAIKTGEADLLIVPPTTLRYGTELMLDDVSLGELRQEFRMDVRAGGATLGELARVILDGAQSSGHQWGMSAHAVKDSGHTPLEIEVPERGMRGQA; encoded by the coding sequence TTGACCGCAGCAGCCAAACAACCAGTACCAGATCTTTTTCCAGCGCCTATCAAGTCCGTTGAGGCCGACAGCCCCGCCGCACAAGCAGGGGTGCGCCCCGGCGATGTGCTGCTGCGCGTCAACGGCGAGGCCGTGACCGACGTGCTGGCCTACCGCCATCGGCTCTCCCAGGGCCGGGCCACGTTGGAAATTGCCCGCCCCAAAGAGGCACCGCGCGCCATGACTGGCGTGCCCGGCACCGCGCAGGACCACCACCGCCTGCAGATGGTGGCGCCGCCCAGCCTGGACGACACCTTCACCTTCGACGTGGAGTGGGAAGATCCGGGCCTGGAATTCGAGGAAGTGCTGTTCGACGGCATTCACCTCTGCGCCAACAAGTGCGATTTCTGCTACGTCCATCAGATGCCGCGCGGCTTTCGCAAGAGCCTGTACATCATGGACGACGACTACCGCCTGTCCTTTCTCTACGGCTCGTTCGTCACGCTGACCAACCTGTCTGAGAGCGATATCAACCGGATTCTGGACGAGAACCTGTCGCCGCTGTATGTCTCGGTGCACACGGCCAACCAGGACCTGCGCCAGAACATGATGAAGTGGTGGAAACTCAAGGTCAAAGACCAGCAGGCCGTGCAGATCCGCAGCATGATCGAGCGGCTGGAATCCATCGATCTATACACCCAGATCGTGCTGGTGCCCGAGCGCAACGACGGCGAGAACCTTGACGACACCGTGGAGTATCTGAGCAGCCGCCCCAACGTGATCAGCGCGGCGGTGGTGCCGATTGGCCTGACCTCGCACCGCACCAATCTGCCGGACGTGCGGACGTTCAACAGGGAAGAGGCCCGCGACAGCCTGCGCCGCCTGAACGTGTGGCGCAAGAAGTTCCTGAACGAGCGCGGTACCCGTTTCGTGTTCCCCTCCGACGAACTGTACCTGCTGGCCGGCGAGCCGTTGCCCAGCGAGGAGGAGTACGAGGGCTTTCCCATGCTGGAAAACGGCGTGGGCATGATCCGTGACTTTCTCACCGAAGATTTGCCCGAATTGCCTGCCTCCCTGCCGGAGCCGCGCAAGGTGATTCTGGGCACCGGTACGCTGTTCGCCGAATCGCTGGACCGCGCTGTGGAACCCTTGCGGGCCATTGGGGGTCTGACGCTGGAGGTCCGCGCCGTGACCAACAAGACCTTCGGCCCCGTGACTACGGTGGCGGGCCTGCTGACCGGACGCTGCTTTCGGCACGCCATTAAGACGGGCGAGGCCGATCTGCTGATCGTCCCGCCCACCACACTGCGCTACGGCACCGAGCTGATGCTGGACGACGTGAGCCTGGGCGAGTTGCGCCAGGAATTCCGCATGGACGTGCGGGCGGGCGGCGCGACGCTGGGTGAACTGGCCCGCGTGATTCTGGACGGCGCCCAGAGCAGCGGCCACCAGTGGGGCATGAGTGCCCACGCGGTCAAGGACAGCGGCCACACGCCACTGGAAATCGAGGTGCCCGAACGGGGGATGCGCGGGCAGGCGTAG
- the nth gene encoding endonuclease III: MTSSAPKKPAGRGVAPLPKGARERAPQVLASLERLYPDARTELAFRTPFELLVATVLSAQATDVSVNAATPALFERYPDAHAMAQAEAEDLEPFIRRIGLFRGKARNLAALARLLVERHGGEVPDDFEAVVALPGAGRKTANVVLSNAYGFPAIAVDTHVGRLSRRLGLSVQTNPDRVETDLQKLFPRERWVFLHHALILHGRRVCMARNPQCGACELAAFCPKVGVEA; encoded by the coding sequence GTGACCTCCTCTGCCCCCAAAAAACCCGCTGGGCGCGGCGTGGCGCCTCTGCCAAAGGGAGCCAGGGAGCGCGCTCCGCAGGTGCTGGCCTCGCTTGAACGGCTGTATCCCGATGCCCGCACCGAGCTTGCTTTCAGGACGCCCTTTGAACTGCTGGTCGCCACTGTCCTGAGTGCCCAGGCGACGGACGTCAGCGTGAATGCCGCCACGCCCGCCCTGTTCGAGAGGTATCCCGACGCCCATGCCATGGCCCAGGCTGAAGCGGAGGACCTCGAGCCGTTTATCCGGCGCATCGGGTTGTTTCGGGGCAAGGCCCGCAATCTGGCGGCGCTGGCCCGGCTGCTGGTGGAGCGGCACGGCGGCGAGGTGCCGGATGATTTTGAGGCGGTGGTGGCCCTGCCCGGCGCGGGCCGCAAGACTGCCAACGTGGTCCTGAGCAACGCTTACGGCTTTCCGGCCATTGCCGTGGACACCCACGTGGGCCGCCTGTCGCGCCGCCTGGGCCTGAGTGTGCAGACCAACCCGGACCGGGTGGAAACGGATCTGCAAAAGCTGTTTCCCCGCGAACGCTGGGTCTTCCTGCATCACGCGCTGATCCTGCACGGGCGGCGCGTGTGCATGGCCCGCAACCCGCAGTGTGGAGCGTGCGAATTGGCAGCGTTCTGCCCGAAAGTCGGGGTGGAGGCTTGA
- a CDS encoding P-loop NTPase, producing MQSAPPRPVNADQIDLRQVFGTLRRYAPLLILTPVVVAGATYLLSSRQAPVYESSASIIAVDSNAQNSLINNTLVTAPPLPQGAVEQVLHSRSLVTTIIDRLEKSDLPPEIVGKMSSDLSKELSANAFSRLKVRARLDTQQRGVYEIQAQGETPEAARQLAEDGVAALLAWDNDRAKQSVTRSRQSLQAQLQNLTARIDSINDPLERQSLVAARGQVLQNLSQMAVLETAATGTLIPVADAVAPNRPVSPRPLRNAALAGLLSLFLVTGLVLLSDSLRRRVNGTEDLLPLGLPVLAQLPLVRRRNMSAGFLPASHSGPLYESIGFLRINVQSMLGDGSHRRLVISSSYPGEGKSSMTAALAESLGAAGQKVLVIDADLRRPTQLKVWAPDRIGTHPLPGTDSALPPANTVTEMFLRPDAAHATNVATNVDLLPAGTPHRGDGAGSILNQPAFRTYLDRWAQGYDYVLIDTPPMLGLPDTLAVAPYTDGVILVVEGGKTRLNDVERSLQNARVASVNVLGIVLNKVARTGDSYYAYAYGTADQKADAAPVLPTGRG from the coding sequence ATGCAGAGTGCGCCTCCCCGTCCCGTGAATGCGGATCAAATTGACCTCCGACAGGTTTTCGGCACCCTCAGACGGTACGCGCCGCTCCTGATCCTGACGCCTGTGGTGGTCGCCGGGGCGACATATCTGCTGTCCAGCCGGCAGGCTCCGGTCTACGAGTCCAGCGCCAGCATCATCGCAGTGGACAGCAACGCCCAGAACTCGCTGATCAACAACACGCTGGTCACGGCCCCCCCACTGCCCCAGGGAGCGGTGGAACAGGTGTTGCACAGCCGCAGTCTGGTCACGACCATCATTGACAGGCTCGAAAAGAGCGATCTACCTCCCGAGATTGTGGGCAAGATGAGCAGCGACCTGAGCAAGGAGCTCTCGGCCAACGCGTTCAGCCGCCTGAAGGTGCGTGCCCGCCTGGACACCCAGCAGCGCGGTGTGTACGAGATCCAGGCGCAGGGTGAGACGCCCGAGGCAGCCCGCCAGCTGGCCGAGGACGGCGTCGCTGCGCTGCTGGCCTGGGACAATGACCGCGCCAAGCAGAGCGTGACCCGCTCGCGCCAGAGCCTGCAGGCCCAGCTCCAGAACCTGACGGCGCGCATCGACTCAATCAATGACCCGCTGGAGCGCCAGAGCCTGGTGGCGGCGCGCGGCCAGGTGCTGCAAAACCTGTCGCAAATGGCCGTTCTGGAAACGGCAGCAACCGGCACGCTGATCCCGGTGGCCGACGCGGTGGCCCCCAACCGTCCCGTGTCGCCGCGCCCGCTGCGCAATGCGGCGCTGGCCGGGCTGCTTTCGCTGTTCCTGGTGACTGGGCTGGTGCTGCTGAGCGACAGTCTGCGCCGCCGGGTCAACGGCACCGAGGATCTGCTGCCACTGGGCCTGCCGGTGCTGGCGCAGCTGCCGCTGGTGCGGCGCCGCAACATGAGCGCCGGATTCCTGCCCGCCAGCCACAGCGGGCCGCTGTACGAGAGCATCGGCTTCCTGCGTATCAACGTGCAGTCCATGCTGGGCGATGGCAGCCACCGCCGCCTGGTGATTTCCAGCTCCTACCCCGGTGAGGGTAAGAGTTCCATGACGGCGGCGCTGGCCGAGAGCCTGGGAGCCGCCGGTCAGAAGGTCCTGGTCATCGACGCCGACCTACGCCGCCCCACCCAGCTCAAGGTGTGGGCGCCCGACCGGATCGGCACGCACCCGCTGCCCGGCACCGACTCTGCCCTGCCGCCCGCCAACACCGTGACCGAGATGTTCCTAAGGCCCGACGCAGCCCACGCCACCAACGTGGCCACCAATGTGGATCTGTTGCCCGCCGGGACCCCCCACCGGGGGGACGGCGCGGGCAGCATCCTGAACCAGCCCGCCTTCCGGACCTATCTGGACCGCTGGGCGCAGGGCTACGACTACGTGCTGATCGACACCCCCCCCATGTTGGGCCTGCCCGATACGCTGGCTGTGGCCCCCTACACCGACGGCGTGATTCTGGTGGTGGAAGGCGGCAAGACCCGCCTGAACGACGTGGAGCGCAGCCTGCAGAACGCGCGGGTTGCCAGCGTGAATGTCCTGGGCATCGTGCTGAATAAGGTGGCCCGGACGGGCGATTCGTACTACGCCTACGCCTACGGCACGGCGGACCAGAAGGCGGACGCGGCCCCGGTACTGCCCACAGGACGGGGCTGA
- a CDS encoding MFS transporter — translation MTWRFSPQVWLYLTTSLSFGLAQAFLALFLNFYLRALGLGPEWQGVMNALPALTLVFLSLPAVALARRISNAHTIKIGVALSLVGTLILALAGGAGGVVVGALVQGAGAALLTVAGSPFMANNSDERSRVTLFSVQSALMTGAGFVGNMLGGRVPEAYAQITSTEPDGLGALRTALFAATALQLLGLLPALKLKPSGKSSQSGRSFAVRDKATMFRLIFPNLLVGLGAGATIPFLNVFIEGKFRIDYASLGQLFAWASLATAATALLQPLLVRRLGQLQVVLLVQASSLPFLALLGFAPHLWMVTLALFTRGALMNAAGPVYGAYAMSSLEENDRPMYSALNVIAWDSGWAVSSVVAGVVRGQLPFALAFQLLFAWTLLMYAGSVLAIYLGLYRPARRQALTSPV, via the coding sequence ATGACCTGGCGATTCTCCCCGCAGGTGTGGCTGTACCTGACCACCTCGTTGTCCTTCGGGTTGGCGCAGGCGTTTCTGGCACTGTTCCTGAACTTCTACCTGCGGGCGCTGGGGCTGGGGCCGGAGTGGCAGGGTGTCATGAACGCGCTGCCGGCGTTGACGCTGGTCTTTCTCAGCCTGCCCGCCGTGGCGCTGGCCCGGCGCATCAGCAACGCGCACACCATCAAGATCGGGGTGGCCCTGAGTCTGGTGGGCACACTGATTCTGGCGCTGGCCGGGGGTGCGGGCGGGGTGGTGGTCGGCGCACTGGTCCAGGGGGCGGGCGCGGCGCTGCTGACCGTCGCCGGCTCACCCTTCATGGCCAACAACAGCGACGAGCGCAGCCGCGTGACCCTGTTCAGTGTCCAGAGCGCGTTAATGACCGGCGCGGGCTTTGTCGGCAACATGCTCGGCGGGCGCGTGCCGGAAGCCTACGCGCAGATCACGTCTACCGAGCCGGATGGACTGGGGGCGCTGCGAACGGCCCTGTTCGCAGCCACCGCGCTGCAACTGCTGGGGTTGCTTCCGGCCCTGAAACTGAAACCCAGCGGCAAGTCCTCGCAGAGCGGACGGAGCTTTGCCGTGCGCGACAAGGCGACGATGTTCCGGCTGATCTTTCCCAACCTGCTCGTCGGCCTGGGGGCCGGCGCCACCATTCCCTTCCTGAACGTGTTTATCGAGGGTAAATTCAGGATTGACTACGCCAGTCTGGGCCAGCTGTTCGCGTGGGCCAGTCTGGCGACGGCGGCCACCGCGCTGCTTCAGCCGCTTCTGGTGCGCCGACTGGGGCAGTTGCAGGTGGTCTTGCTGGTGCAGGCCAGCAGCCTGCCGTTCCTGGCATTGCTGGGCTTCGCGCCGCACCTGTGGATGGTCACCCTGGCCCTGTTCACACGCGGGGCCCTGATGAACGCCGCGGGGCCGGTGTACGGAGCCTACGCCATGTCCTCGCTGGAGGAAAATGACCGCCCCATGTACTCGGCCCTCAACGTGATCGCCTGGGACTCGGGCTGGGCCGTCAGCAGCGTGGTGGCGGGCGTGGTACGCGGCCAGTTGCCATTCGCTCTGGCCTTTCAGTTGCTGTTTGCGTGGACCCTGCTGATGTACGCCGGCAGCGTGCTGGCCATCTACCTGGGGCTATACCGCCCGGCGCGACGCCAGGCCCTGACCTCGCCGGTGTAG